Proteins encoded together in one Streptomyces umbrinus window:
- a CDS encoding GNAT family N-acetyltransferase: protein MSTITIHRPEELSIPLRRAWHRAMDESPDYANPFLAPEFAAGIGRHRGGARVAVLHEREEAVGFLPYERNALGVGRAIGLGLSDAQALVHRPGVTWDTRELLRACGLSVFEFDHLVEEQKPFGAYVTGTFASPAIDLKDGDDAGYAEWLRGAYPGLAKTTLKKERRLARDLGEMRFVFDERDPGALRTLMRWKSAQYRRTGRMDRFARPWIVELVDQLFQVREEHFTGVLSVVYAGDRPVAAHFGPRSRTVFAPWFTAYDPDLHYYSPGLIMHLRMAEAAGRDGVRLMDLGRGDKEWKDWLKTRELRVGEGFAVRPHPVATAHRLWRRPVRGLRNTVLAHPRLREPADRLLKTVGTLRTTGRMGSGTGTGSGTAPRRNADRRGTANPQGTAVQQRNANAQGPAAPRRER, encoded by the coding sequence ATGAGCACCATCACGATCCACAGACCCGAGGAACTGAGCATCCCACTGCGCCGGGCCTGGCACCGCGCGATGGACGAGTCACCGGACTACGCGAACCCCTTCCTGGCACCGGAGTTCGCGGCGGGGATCGGCCGGCACCGCGGCGGGGCGCGGGTGGCGGTCCTGCACGAGCGCGAAGAAGCCGTCGGCTTCCTCCCGTACGAGCGCAACGCCTTAGGGGTCGGCCGGGCCATCGGGCTCGGTCTCTCCGACGCCCAGGCCCTCGTGCACCGGCCCGGCGTCACCTGGGACACCCGGGAACTGCTGCGGGCCTGCGGTCTCTCGGTCTTCGAGTTCGACCACCTCGTCGAGGAGCAGAAGCCCTTCGGGGCGTACGTCACGGGGACGTTCGCCTCACCGGCCATCGACCTGAAGGACGGCGACGACGCGGGCTACGCGGAGTGGCTGCGCGGCGCGTACCCGGGGCTGGCCAAGACGACGCTGAAGAAGGAACGCAGGCTGGCGCGCGACCTGGGCGAGATGCGGTTCGTCTTCGACGAGCGCGATCCGGGGGCGCTGCGCACGCTCATGCGATGGAAGTCCGCCCAGTACCGCAGGACGGGACGGATGGACCGGTTCGCGCGGCCGTGGATCGTGGAGCTCGTGGACCAGCTGTTCCAGGTCCGCGAGGAGCACTTCACCGGTGTGCTGTCCGTGGTGTACGCGGGGGACCGGCCGGTGGCCGCGCACTTCGGGCCGAGGTCGCGCACGGTGTTCGCGCCGTGGTTCACCGCGTACGACCCCGACCTCCACTACTACTCGCCCGGCCTGATCATGCACCTCCGCATGGCCGAGGCCGCCGGCCGGGACGGCGTGCGGCTCATGGACCTGGGGCGCGGCGACAAGGAGTGGAAGGACTGGCTCAAGACCCGCGAACTGCGCGTCGGCGAGGGCTTCGCGGTCCGCCCCCACCCGGTGGCCACGGCCCACCGGCTGTGGCGCAGGCCGGTGCGCGGGCTGCGGAACACGGTCCTGGCCCACCCGCGGCTGCGGGAACCGGCCGACCGGCTGCTGAAGACGGTCGGCACGCTGCGTACGACGGGCCGTATGGGATCCGGCACGGGCACGGGCTCCGGCACTGCCCCGCGACGGAACGCGGACCGGCGGGGCACCGCGAACCCGCAGGGCACTGCCGTCCAACAGCGGAACGCGAACGCGCAGGGCCCCGCGGCCCCGCGGCGGGAGAGGTGA